In one Alnus glutinosa chromosome 12, dhAlnGlut1.1, whole genome shotgun sequence genomic region, the following are encoded:
- the LOC133852225 gene encoding PHAF1 protein At3g51130 isoform X2: MSQRPRRRCEGTAMGAIVLDLRPGLGVGPFTLGMPICEAFAQIEQQPNIYDVVHVKYFDEEPLKLDIVISFPDHGFHIRFDPWSQRLRLIEIFDVKRLQMRYATSLIGGPSTLATFVAVYALFGPTFPGIYDKDRGVYTLFYPGLSFAFPIPSQYTDCCHDGEAALPLEFPDGTTPVTCRVSIYDSSTDKKVGVGSLMDKATAPPLPVGSLYMEEVHVKLGEELYFTVGGQHIPFGASPQDVWTELGRPCGIHQKQVDQMVIHSASDPRPRTTLCGDYFYNYFTRGLDILFDGQTHKIKKFVLHTNYPGHADFNSYIKCNFIIFSSHFEGSFEEVNSRVHRITPSTKWEQVKEILGDCGRAAIQTQGSTSNPFGSTYVYGYQNVAFEVMKNGYIATVTLFQS, encoded by the exons ATGTCGCAGAGACCCAGACGACGGTGCGAGGGCACGGCTATGGGTGCTATCGTTCTCGATCTCCGACCCGGTCTCGGTGTCGGACCCTTCACTCTCG GGATGCCGATATGCGAAGCGTTTGCTCAGATAGAGCAGCAGCCTAACATTTACGATGTTGTCCACGTGAAGTACTTCGATGAG GAGCCACTGAAACTGGACATTGTTATTAGCTTTCCAGATCATGGTTTTCATATTCGCTTTGATCCTTGGTCACAG AGGCTACGCcttattgaaatttttgatgTAAAACGGCTCCAAATGCGCTATGCAACTTCTCTGATAGG GGGACCATCCACTCTAGCTACTTTTGTAGCTGTATATGCACTTTTTGGGCCAACCTTTCCTGGGATTTATGACAAAGACAGAGGTGTTTACACTCTATTTTACCCA GGGCTATCCTTTGCTTTTCCAATTCCTAGTCAGTATACAGATTGCTGCCATGATGGGGAAG CGGCATTGCCATTAGAGTTTCCAGATGGCACCACACCAGTTACGTGTCGTGTCTCCATATATGATAGTTCTACCGACAAGAAAGTTGGTGTAGGATCCTTAATGGACAAGGCTACTGCTCCTCCATTACCTGTTGGCAGCCTTTACATGGAAGAGGTGCATGTTAAG CTTGGAGAAGAATTATACTTCACAGTTGGAGGCCAACATATTCCTTTTGGTGCGTCTCCGCAG GATGTCTGGACTGAATTGGGCCGTCCTTGTGGAATTCATCAAAAGCAG GTAGACCAAATGGTTATTCACTCTGCATCGGATCCTCGTCCACGGACGACACTTTGTGGTGAttatttctataattattttaccCGTGGTTTGGACATCTTATTTGATGGGCAG ACTCATAAAATCAAGAAGTTTGTTTTGCATACGAACTATCCTGGTCATGCAGATTTCAATTCATACATAAAGTGCAATTTTATTATCTTTAGTTCACACT TTGAGGGGTCTTTTGAGGAAGTGAATAGCAGGGTACACAGGATTACACCAAGCACCAAATGGGAGCAAGTGAAG GAAATTCTTGGTGACTGTGGCCGCGCTGCCATCCAAACACAAGGTTCTACAAGCAATCCTTTCGGATCTACATATGTTTATGGTTATCAAAATGTTGCCTTTGAG GTGATGAAGAACGGTTATATTGCTACTGTAACTCTTTTCCAGTCATGA
- the LOC133852225 gene encoding PHAF1 protein At3g51130 isoform X4, whose product MSQRPRRRCEGTAMGAIVLDLRPGLGVGPFTLGMPICEAFAQIEQQPNIYDVVHVKYFDEEPLKLDIVISFPDHGFHIRFDPWSQRLRLIEIFDVKRLQMRYATSLIGGPSTLATFVAVYALFGPTFPGIYDKDRGVYTLFYPGLSFAFPIPSQYTDCCHDGEDGTTPVTCRVSIYDSSTDKKVGVGSLMDKATAPPLPVGSLYMEEVHVKLGEELYFTVGGQHIPFGASPQDVWTELGRPCGIHQKQVDQMVIHSASDPRPRTTLCGDYFYNYFTRGLDILFDGQTHKIKKFVLHTNYPGHADFNSYIKCNFIIFSSHFEGSFEEVNSRVHRITPSTKWEQVKEILGDCGRAAIQTQGSTSNPFGSTYVYGYQNVAFEQVMKNGYIATVTLFQS is encoded by the exons ATGTCGCAGAGACCCAGACGACGGTGCGAGGGCACGGCTATGGGTGCTATCGTTCTCGATCTCCGACCCGGTCTCGGTGTCGGACCCTTCACTCTCG GGATGCCGATATGCGAAGCGTTTGCTCAGATAGAGCAGCAGCCTAACATTTACGATGTTGTCCACGTGAAGTACTTCGATGAG GAGCCACTGAAACTGGACATTGTTATTAGCTTTCCAGATCATGGTTTTCATATTCGCTTTGATCCTTGGTCACAG AGGCTACGCcttattgaaatttttgatgTAAAACGGCTCCAAATGCGCTATGCAACTTCTCTGATAGG GGGACCATCCACTCTAGCTACTTTTGTAGCTGTATATGCACTTTTTGGGCCAACCTTTCCTGGGATTTATGACAAAGACAGAGGTGTTTACACTCTATTTTACCCA GGGCTATCCTTTGCTTTTCCAATTCCTAGTCAGTATACAGATTGCTGCCATGATGGGGAAG ATGGCACCACACCAGTTACGTGTCGTGTCTCCATATATGATAGTTCTACCGACAAGAAAGTTGGTGTAGGATCCTTAATGGACAAGGCTACTGCTCCTCCATTACCTGTTGGCAGCCTTTACATGGAAGAGGTGCATGTTAAG CTTGGAGAAGAATTATACTTCACAGTTGGAGGCCAACATATTCCTTTTGGTGCGTCTCCGCAG GATGTCTGGACTGAATTGGGCCGTCCTTGTGGAATTCATCAAAAGCAG GTAGACCAAATGGTTATTCACTCTGCATCGGATCCTCGTCCACGGACGACACTTTGTGGTGAttatttctataattattttaccCGTGGTTTGGACATCTTATTTGATGGGCAG ACTCATAAAATCAAGAAGTTTGTTTTGCATACGAACTATCCTGGTCATGCAGATTTCAATTCATACATAAAGTGCAATTTTATTATCTTTAGTTCACACT TTGAGGGGTCTTTTGAGGAAGTGAATAGCAGGGTACACAGGATTACACCAAGCACCAAATGGGAGCAAGTGAAG GAAATTCTTGGTGACTGTGGCCGCGCTGCCATCCAAACACAAGGTTCTACAAGCAATCCTTTCGGATCTACATATGTTTATGGTTATCAAAATGTTGCCTTTGAG CAGGTGATGAAGAACGGTTATATTGCTACTGTAACTCTTTTCCAGTCATGA
- the LOC133883050 gene encoding probable pectinesterase 53, with amino-acid sequence MVAKLLLLILLLESTGCSLSRPTGVVESEKAYLNWVKQMGSFKQYSLFQKATNMFAPCKTIKVDTKSRFGDFVTLQKAIDSLPVVNHCRVVISISAGIYREKVEIPATMAYITLEGADADDTIIEWDDTADRKGQSGHPLGTFASATFAVDAPYFIAKNITFKNKAPLPPSGALGKQAVALRVSADTAAFFGCKFVGAQDTLYDHIGRHYFKDCLIEGSVDFIFGNGLSLYENCHLNAITNSYGALTAQKRESLLEETGFSFVNCKVTGSGALYLGRAWGSFSRVIFAYTYMDKIITSPGWNNWGHKNREMYVCSLLLFTTCLDNVPGWSFKFNHL; translated from the exons ATGGTAGCAAAGCTGCTCTTGTTAATTTTACTGCTGGAGAGCACAGGTTGCTCTTTGTCGCGTCCAACTGGGGTGGTGGAGAGCGAAAAGGCGTACCTTAATTGGGTAAAGCAAATGGGTTCCTTCAAGCAGTACTCTCTCTTCCAGAAAGCAACCAATATGTTCGCGCCTTGCAAAACCATTAAAGTAGACACAAAATCGAGGTTTGGTGATTTTGTTACTTTGCAGAAAGCTATCGATTCACTGCCAGTCGTAAATCACTGTCGGGTCGTTATCTCCATCAGTGCAGGAATTTACAG GGAGAAGGTTGAAATTCCTGCAACTATGGCATACATTACCCTGGAAGGTGCTGATGCAGACGACACCATTATTGAGTGGGACGACACAGCGGACAGAAAGGGACAAAGTGGGCATCCATTGGGTACCTTTGCTTCTGCTACATTTGCAGTCGATGCCCCTTACTTCATTGCAAAGAACATCACCTTCAAG AATAAGGCACCATTGCCACCATCGGGAGCTCTAGGAAAGCAAGCAGTGGCATTACGGGTTTCAGCTGACACCGCGGCCTTCTTCGGCTGCAAATTTGTTGGAGCACAGGACACTCTCTATGATCACATAGGCAGGCACTACTTCAAGGACTGCTTAATTGAAGGCTCCGTCGACTTCATATTTGGAAACGGTCTCTCCCTCTATGAGAACTGCCATTTGAATGCCATCACCAATAGCTATGGAGCCTTGACTGCCCAGAAGAGAGAAAGCTTGCTTGAGGAAACTGGCTTCTCCTTCGTCAATTGCAAGGTCACTGGCTCAGGCGCCCTCTACTTGGGCAGGGCATGGGGCAGTTTTTCTAGGGTGATCTTTGCGTACACTTACATGGACAAGATCATCACTTCTCCGGGATGGAACAATTGGGGGCATAAAAATAGGGAAATGTATGTTTGTTCTCTCCTCCTCTTTACAACATGCCTTGATAATGTGCCAGGATGGTCTTTTAAGTTTAACCATTTGTAA
- the LOC133852225 gene encoding PHAF1 protein At3g51130 isoform X1: protein MSQRPRRRCEGTAMGAIVLDLRPGLGVGPFTLGMPICEAFAQIEQQPNIYDVVHVKYFDEEPLKLDIVISFPDHGFHIRFDPWSQRLRLIEIFDVKRLQMRYATSLIGGPSTLATFVAVYALFGPTFPGIYDKDRGVYTLFYPGLSFAFPIPSQYTDCCHDGEAALPLEFPDGTTPVTCRVSIYDSSTDKKVGVGSLMDKATAPPLPVGSLYMEEVHVKLGEELYFTVGGQHIPFGASPQDVWTELGRPCGIHQKQVDQMVIHSASDPRPRTTLCGDYFYNYFTRGLDILFDGQTHKIKKFVLHTNYPGHADFNSYIKCNFIIFSSHFEGSFEEVNSRVHRITPSTKWEQVKEILGDCGRAAIQTQGSTSNPFGSTYVYGYQNVAFEQVMKNGYIATVTLFQS from the exons ATGTCGCAGAGACCCAGACGACGGTGCGAGGGCACGGCTATGGGTGCTATCGTTCTCGATCTCCGACCCGGTCTCGGTGTCGGACCCTTCACTCTCG GGATGCCGATATGCGAAGCGTTTGCTCAGATAGAGCAGCAGCCTAACATTTACGATGTTGTCCACGTGAAGTACTTCGATGAG GAGCCACTGAAACTGGACATTGTTATTAGCTTTCCAGATCATGGTTTTCATATTCGCTTTGATCCTTGGTCACAG AGGCTACGCcttattgaaatttttgatgTAAAACGGCTCCAAATGCGCTATGCAACTTCTCTGATAGG GGGACCATCCACTCTAGCTACTTTTGTAGCTGTATATGCACTTTTTGGGCCAACCTTTCCTGGGATTTATGACAAAGACAGAGGTGTTTACACTCTATTTTACCCA GGGCTATCCTTTGCTTTTCCAATTCCTAGTCAGTATACAGATTGCTGCCATGATGGGGAAG CGGCATTGCCATTAGAGTTTCCAGATGGCACCACACCAGTTACGTGTCGTGTCTCCATATATGATAGTTCTACCGACAAGAAAGTTGGTGTAGGATCCTTAATGGACAAGGCTACTGCTCCTCCATTACCTGTTGGCAGCCTTTACATGGAAGAGGTGCATGTTAAG CTTGGAGAAGAATTATACTTCACAGTTGGAGGCCAACATATTCCTTTTGGTGCGTCTCCGCAG GATGTCTGGACTGAATTGGGCCGTCCTTGTGGAATTCATCAAAAGCAG GTAGACCAAATGGTTATTCACTCTGCATCGGATCCTCGTCCACGGACGACACTTTGTGGTGAttatttctataattattttaccCGTGGTTTGGACATCTTATTTGATGGGCAG ACTCATAAAATCAAGAAGTTTGTTTTGCATACGAACTATCCTGGTCATGCAGATTTCAATTCATACATAAAGTGCAATTTTATTATCTTTAGTTCACACT TTGAGGGGTCTTTTGAGGAAGTGAATAGCAGGGTACACAGGATTACACCAAGCACCAAATGGGAGCAAGTGAAG GAAATTCTTGGTGACTGTGGCCGCGCTGCCATCCAAACACAAGGTTCTACAAGCAATCCTTTCGGATCTACATATGTTTATGGTTATCAAAATGTTGCCTTTGAG CAGGTGATGAAGAACGGTTATATTGCTACTGTAACTCTTTTCCAGTCATGA
- the LOC133851790 gene encoding protein CHAPERONE-LIKE PROTEIN OF POR1, chloroplastic has protein sequence MAAFGLTASSSRCLRVPGPGSLNRRASAFPSARKPKEQIGFLPVERTYWTGSIRRCGTRKSHLIKCAMDASYGDMSNEPPAVFPRINVRDPYKRLGISREASEDEIQGARNFLVRQYTGHKPSVDAIESAHDKIIMQKFYDRKNPKIDVKKKVRQFKQSRVVQILTDRFRTPSTKFIIKTSIAFLVLGALTVLFPTEEGPTLQVAISLIATIYFINDRLKSKTRALLYGAGAFAISWLLGTFLMVAVIPPVPVLKGPRTFEVMSSLLSYVILWISSTYLK, from the exons ATGGCTGCATTTGGATTGACCGCTAGTTCCTCGAGATGTCTCCGAGTACCTGGCCCGGGGTCGCTGAATAGGCGAGCTTCGGCATTTCCTAGTGCTAGGAAACCTAAAGAACAGATTGGGTTTCTCCCAGTAGAGAG GACTTACTGGACTGGTTCTATACGAAGATGTGGTACGCGGAAATCTCACTTGATCAAGTGTGCGATGGATGCTTCTTATGGTGATATGTCAAATGAACCCCCTG CTGTCTTTCCTAGAATTAATGTGAGGGACCCATACAAACGACTTGGAATAAGCAGGGAGGCTTCTGAAGATGAAATTCAAGGTGCAAGGAACTTTCTTGTTCGCCAATACACGGGGCACAAACCAAGTGTGGATGCTATTGAATCAGCCCATGACAAAATAATTATGCAGAAGTTCTATGATAGGAAGAATCCCAAAATTGACGTCAAGAAAAAAGTCCGACAATTCAAGCAGTCCCGTGTTGTTCAGATTCTTACAGATAGGTTCCGAACTCCTTCAACAAAGTTCATTATAAAAACATCTATTGCATTCCTAGTGCTTGGAGCTCTCACTGTTCTCTTTCCAACTGAAGAAGGCCCAACCCTTCAGGTGGCAATCTCACTGATAGCTaccatatattttataaatgatcGACTAAAGAGCAAAACCCGGGCTTTGCTTTATGG GGCTGGAGCTTTTGCTATCTCATGGCTGCTGGGAACTTTCTTGATGGTTGCTGTGATTCCACCTGTACCTGTACTTAAAGGACCGAGGACTTTTGAAGTGATGAGTTCATTGTTAAGTTATGTGATTCTGTGGATTTCTTCCACTTATCTAAAGTAG
- the LOC133852225 gene encoding PHAF1 protein At3g51130 isoform X3, producing the protein MSQRPRRRCEGTAMGAIVLDLRPGLGVGPFTLGMPICEAFAQIEQQPNIYDVVHVKYFDEEPLKLDIVISFPDHGFHIRFDPWSQRLRLIEIFDVKRLQMRYATSLIGGPSTLATFVAVYALFGPTFPGIYDKDRGVYTLFYPGLSFAFPIPSQYTDCCHDGEEFPDGTTPVTCRVSIYDSSTDKKVGVGSLMDKATAPPLPVGSLYMEEVHVKLGEELYFTVGGQHIPFGASPQDVWTELGRPCGIHQKQVDQMVIHSASDPRPRTTLCGDYFYNYFTRGLDILFDGQTHKIKKFVLHTNYPGHADFNSYIKCNFIIFSSHFEGSFEEVNSRVHRITPSTKWEQVKEILGDCGRAAIQTQGSTSNPFGSTYVYGYQNVAFEQVMKNGYIATVTLFQS; encoded by the exons ATGTCGCAGAGACCCAGACGACGGTGCGAGGGCACGGCTATGGGTGCTATCGTTCTCGATCTCCGACCCGGTCTCGGTGTCGGACCCTTCACTCTCG GGATGCCGATATGCGAAGCGTTTGCTCAGATAGAGCAGCAGCCTAACATTTACGATGTTGTCCACGTGAAGTACTTCGATGAG GAGCCACTGAAACTGGACATTGTTATTAGCTTTCCAGATCATGGTTTTCATATTCGCTTTGATCCTTGGTCACAG AGGCTACGCcttattgaaatttttgatgTAAAACGGCTCCAAATGCGCTATGCAACTTCTCTGATAGG GGGACCATCCACTCTAGCTACTTTTGTAGCTGTATATGCACTTTTTGGGCCAACCTTTCCTGGGATTTATGACAAAGACAGAGGTGTTTACACTCTATTTTACCCA GGGCTATCCTTTGCTTTTCCAATTCCTAGTCAGTATACAGATTGCTGCCATGATGGGGAAG AGTTTCCAGATGGCACCACACCAGTTACGTGTCGTGTCTCCATATATGATAGTTCTACCGACAAGAAAGTTGGTGTAGGATCCTTAATGGACAAGGCTACTGCTCCTCCATTACCTGTTGGCAGCCTTTACATGGAAGAGGTGCATGTTAAG CTTGGAGAAGAATTATACTTCACAGTTGGAGGCCAACATATTCCTTTTGGTGCGTCTCCGCAG GATGTCTGGACTGAATTGGGCCGTCCTTGTGGAATTCATCAAAAGCAG GTAGACCAAATGGTTATTCACTCTGCATCGGATCCTCGTCCACGGACGACACTTTGTGGTGAttatttctataattattttaccCGTGGTTTGGACATCTTATTTGATGGGCAG ACTCATAAAATCAAGAAGTTTGTTTTGCATACGAACTATCCTGGTCATGCAGATTTCAATTCATACATAAAGTGCAATTTTATTATCTTTAGTTCACACT TTGAGGGGTCTTTTGAGGAAGTGAATAGCAGGGTACACAGGATTACACCAAGCACCAAATGGGAGCAAGTGAAG GAAATTCTTGGTGACTGTGGCCGCGCTGCCATCCAAACACAAGGTTCTACAAGCAATCCTTTCGGATCTACATATGTTTATGGTTATCAAAATGTTGCCTTTGAG CAGGTGATGAAGAACGGTTATATTGCTACTGTAACTCTTTTCCAGTCATGA